Below is a window of Malania oleifera isolate guangnan ecotype guangnan chromosome 1, ASM2987363v1, whole genome shotgun sequence DNA.
AGGCCCTTGTTTAGATTCATTTAATTGTTGAATGCCTTTATGATATTAATGTTTGAGGAGTTGgtcattttgcttgtttgatttggttATTGTTTATTTGGATAGTTGAATGGATTGCACTAGTTAGCTTAGTAGTTTACGTTATGTTCTTATTTTAGgttttaatatgttttaattttGCCACAAACTTTCAAAAAATCCTAAGATTTCGAATATGCACCATGTTCAATGagatttgttttcttattttcttctcctatttcacactagtttagaactaatctgcattccccgtGGATACAatctggcctatttgggctaattattacacgatgtAGCTTCTATACTTGAGATAACCCTAgtactactcatttttagaattGAGTCAActttttggcgccgttgtcggGGAGTGCCAGAATTAGTTTTAATCTAGTGTTTCTCCAATTATTTTGATCTTtctcataattttaaaatacaatatatatatatatatatataatattttccaaaaaaaaaaaacaaatttttttttttttttatcatgctTAACTGCTGCTATGTTGGTGACTGTTTGCTGTTTGGGTTGATAtttgatgccttgggttagaGAAATTTCACATAGACTATACAAACTTTCACCTAATATAGGTAGTAGGTTTCCTGTTTCTGTTGTAAGTGAGGatactgaaattgatttgagtgatctttttgaAGAGAATTTTGAGGAAACCATGGCTGAACATCCACCTGCACCACGCACATTgtgttgaaatagtaaacttgacgGTGGACAAGGGGAGCAATGGTTGACGATGGCTGCTGACCAGCCACTTCTGTTGAACGACGGTCAACAACCTCACCTTCCAACAGCTTATGTTGATTATTGTTGTTTTTTATCTACTATAAATAGTTGTGTATGTGCAATGTAAaaatgtggtgtgttgagagtgtaaaaccagtgagcgagagagagagagagagagagagagctgttcTTTGAAATTCTTCTGTATTTTTCTAGATTAAAATACACTGTTACTGTGTTGATTATCACTGattttcagtcacaaccagtgactgagcgttcctcttcacccatcagtggtatcagagcatctaGGAACATTAAAATTTGTCAAACAGAGACAAACAgagaaaaaatttcatttttctcttagatttgaagttgctcaaaatccaaaattgagtctaccattgtgaaattcgcgCCGATACGATTCCAATGGTGGAAATCACATCTCAAACGAACATCGGGAAGTGCCGCACGCGCTCACACATGCCTCCAGCTTTTTCAGTGCCTTTCCTATGCGCCACACACGCCAACGAAAACTCTGGTGCCAAAGACACTCGCCTCGCACAGGTCTTCCTCGCCTGCTTGGCGAGATCCGACCCAGCCAGCAACCGCCAACCCGGATTTGTACCTAAGACCCAACCCGCATCCCAGCCTCCGACACGCGGCACGCGTAGACGTTGCCACGTGGACTAACGGTAAGCATTAACGCGGTTAAATGGCCATTAAGTTGAACTGGCTAGTTTAAAAACCACCCGAAATATCCTGTAGCCGGTTTAGTGATTTTTGGACCGGTTCTTTGTAACCCAAAACTgattcctaaggtttttcaaccttctgaacacattggtggcatcagatttgccaaaatcagCCCCCATCtctctatttttatatattaaattcaatggcGAATGGTGCTGCCCAAGCgatcattccaaaattgacccgggagaattatgacaactggtctattcaaatgagaccTCTTCTAGGTACTCAGGATGTCATGGGCATCATTGAAGATGGATACAGAGAAAGtacatcaaaagaagccgaagcagtAATGtccgatgctcaaagaacgatcctacgagccgatcgaaagaaggattgtaaggcgaaatccataatctaccaaggccttcaTAAGGCCACGTTAGAAATCATAGCCtctgccaagacatccaaagaagtttgagaCTCTCTCCAATGAACACACAAAGGTGTAAACAAAAtaaagaagattcgtcttcaaacattgcgaggtaatttcgaatctctaaaaatgaaatctactgagTCTATTGTTGTCTATTATACACGAGTTATgatagtatcaaatcaattgagaagaaatggagagactctcaatgatgagagaatttttgagaaaattttgcgatctctggatccaaaatatgattatatagctgtgaccctagaagaacaaaagatttggaaacaatgtccatagaagaacttgtgggctcactccaagcccatgagaagaaagtcaatagaaggagtgatgataatgcactggagcaagccctccaaacgaaattgtccctcactgcagatagatacgacaaaggggggacatcACAGCAAGGAAAAGGATGaggccgaggatctcgtggaagaaattctgtaAACTTTGACTCTAGAGGAGGTGGCAGAGGCGGAAAAGGTCTCACTAGAGGAGGACAaaatcaacagagctatgtcccacGAGGAAGAGGacaagaaagaagaagaggataCAATAACCGCTCGAATGTATACAAAAGAAACATTCGATGCTACAACTGTCATAAGTACAAACACTATAGCAATAAGTGTTGGGGATAataacaagaaaaggttagcgaggaggctaaccttgccgaaactgaacatgcagatagagagtcgttgatgctgatggcataCAATTCAACTCCCCAAGACCAAAGTTTTTGGTACCTTGAATCtagagccagcaaccatatgactggtagaaagaacttaatctttgaacttgatgagaaagtttagggggagatctcttttgacgataattctaaaatcccagtccaatgggagaggagatgttttgatcaaacagaagtccgAAGATCATGCTTAGATCTCCAATGTCTATTACGTGCCAGATATGAAAACTAACATACTTAGCCTCGGatagctcgtggagagaggctaccgaattagccttagtGATAAACAAATGGTGATTACAGATGAttgaggaaagcttgttactcgagttcaaatggcagagaatcgaatgtttccgctcgccatccaacatgatatgCCAAGGTGTTTGATCTCTATCATCAGAGACAAAAATTGGCAATGACATCTAAGGTATGgacatctgaattttgaaagtttgaaacaattgggatgtaagaagatggtgaaaggcttacccaatatcTACCATCAAAATGtaatatgtgaaagctgtattctgagcaagcaacatagaaacagctttggaaaacAAGCCGACtagagatctaccatgccgctctAGCTAATACACACAaatgtgtgtggtccactaagaccattttaaAATGGActgaatcgatacttcctcacttTCATCGACGACTACAataggaagacctgggtctaattcctaaaaaggaagtcagaggtgttcaaccggttcaaagagttcaaagctcttgtggagaaatagagtggctaCCGCATCAGGGATTCAAACATAtttcacaccgacctacactccccagttgaatggtatagccgaaaggaagaaccgcataatccttaacatggctagaagcatgttaaatgataagaatgtgcccaagagtttttgggcaaaAGTAGTGTCATATGCAGTCTATCTATTCAATCAGTGTCCTACACAGATTCTtaatacaaagacaccatatgaagcctggagtactcacaagcctagtgtgagtcatcttagggtgtttggctctatagcctacgccaagatcccagaagcaagaagggcAAAGCTAGATGATAAatgagagaagtgtatccttgttggatacagtgatagcaccatgggatatcgactctacaatctcatcaacaagaaagtctttcatagtcgaaatgtcatttttgaagaaaatgaatcttggaaatgggaccaggctgaatgttccaaagatgtggaattgacacttgaaggagaagaacctacacagacaagagaagtggctatcgagtcacaagttctcgagctgcagacacctccacatggtttaTCACAAAGGAATAATGCTTTATCACTAATAAAgcatgaaatctcagacatgagacctagaggagctcgaaatctagctaACCTGTATGAAACTATAGAACAATAGAAGAATATATTACTTTATACTGTCTATTGTTGACCAACGActcggttagctttgaggaagctaacgaagaagatAAATGAAGAAAAGCAATGGataaggagattcaatccatcgagaagaataagacttgggagttgacaaatctctcgaagggccgcaaaactgttggtgtgaaatgggtctacaagaccaagaagaatgctcaaggagaagttcagagatacaaagcaagacttgttaccaaaggctacaagcaaaaataagggattgattatggagaaatcattGCCCCGTTTGCTAGACTTGAAACCATCATATTACTAATTTCAttatcagcacaaaatggatggaagatttacctgCTCGacgtgaaatcaacatttctgaacggttttctagaagaagagatttatatcgatcaaccatctggatatgtgaagaagggcaaagaagataaagtgtacaagttgaagaaagcactttatggcttgaagcaaacacctcgtgcgtggaacatgaggattgatgactacttccataAGAATAGATTTGAGAAGtatccctacgagcatgcgctatacataaatatggagacagatggaagcatgctgatagcctgcctatatgttgatgatctgatcttcactggcaacaatccagagatgtttgctgctttcaagaggagcatggtcaaagaattcgaaatgacgaaTATTGGCTAGATGGCTCACTTTCTtagcatagaagtcgtgcaaagcgagaagaGAATCTTCACTTATGAGAGCCACTAtacaaaagaagtactgaagaagtttgggatggacaaatgcaatcctgtgacaactccggttgaaactagattggaattgagaaagaatgaggaaggagatgttgaccccacatatttcaagagtctcgttgaaagcttgaggtatttgatatGCACTAAACCAggtatactctatggagttggacttgtcagcaggtacgtGGAGACTCCTGActagtcccacctgaatgcagtgAAAATGATACTCtaatatgtcaagggtaccatcaccgatggtatgttctattcatcaagaggtgattgcaaaatTATCgactattcagatagcgattggggaagagatcttgatgaaagaaaaagcacgacgggatttacatttttcatgggagatttAACGTTTACATGATATTCAAAAAAGCAACCTATCATAActttgtcatcatgtgaagctgagtatgttgctgcgagctcagctatttgtcatggtatatggattaggaatgtactgaagtatctgaaatttcttcaagataaccccataGAAGTCTACATTGACAtccgatcagcgattgcacttgcgaaaaatctaGTTCACcttgaaagaagcaaacatattgatgctcagtatcattttatcaaggagcatgtcaagaataaagaagtgaaattgatatcttgcagaacgtatgattaGATTGTTGACATTTTCACGAAatcactcaggcatgatatttttgcaagactgaagacaatgctcggaatgacaaagttaggagagtcaagtttaaggggggatgttgaaatagtaaacttgatAGTGGACGGTGGCAGCAATGGTTGACGACGGCTGCCGACCAGCTGCTTCTGTTGAACGACGATCACCAACCTCACCTGCCAGCAGCTTATGTTGATTATTGTTATTTCGTATCTACTATAAATAGTTGTGTGTGAGCAATGTAAaaatgtggtgtgttgagagtgtaaaaccagtgagcgagagagagagaattttcctTTGAAATTCCTCTGTATTTTTCCAGATTGAAATACGTTCTTATTGTGTTGATTCTCtttgagtttcagtcacaaccagtgactgtgCGTTCCTCTCCACCCGTCACTTTGAAATACTTTTTGCAGCCTACACGCACCACTACACCATCATGTATTGCTAAACCAAATAATGCACCAAATTTCACTATTAAGCATGGTATATTGTTAGTAATACCTCAATTCCAcgagatggattctgagagtccttatCAGCATCTGACCGATTTTGAGTTGACATGTACTACCTTCATTACTAGAGCAagaactgatgaatacattaactttcgtttatttcctttttccttgaatGATAAAGTGAAGATTTGGTTTAATTCTGTAAGACCTAACTCTCTTTCTGATTGGACTGACATGCaatgtgagttcttacataaattttttccttttcagagaacccagTTCCTACAGAAGCAAATCAGTCAGTTTATGTAGAGAGGCGATGAGACTTTCCATGCTTGTAAGGAAAGGTTCAAAGAGTTGATTAATATTTGTCTgcatcatgggtttgagtcttggaggctAGTAAATTATTTCTACACTGCCCTCACTCCTGATTGTAAGCAGTTTGTTCAGACTATGTGTAAtggggagttcttcagcaaggaaccagatgaggcaCTAGCATTCTTTGACTACTTAGCTAAAAGTGCACAACAGTGGAATACACGATCTGATCGGGCACCAATGGTAGTGCAACCTCTCagggcaattggtggtggaggtagataTGAGGTAAAGGAGGAAACTGATATCCAGGCTCGTATTGTTGCATTATCTAGGAGAgtagaggttatggagttagagaaGGTGAAAGCAGCGAAATCAGTTGAGGTGTGCTCTCTATGCGCCGACTCTAGCTATAAGGCCTAGGATTGTCCGATCATGACGGTAGTGCAGGAGAGTAGGTCCGATCAGATTCAGTCAGAAAATTGGGTTAACAGAACTCCCAATCAGCccttctcaaacacttacaatctgggatggaggaatcacccaaattttttcatggaggaatgatcaagCTGGTTAATCTTCTTCACATTTTTTGCAGCCTCCCTAGTCTTTTGCACCACAGTCTCTGCATCCGTATCAGCCACATCCGATTTCTCAACACTACTCACCTCCAAGGTTTCCATCTAATGTTGCACCCGTTCCACCAAAAAGGTCTCTTGAGGATACTCTTCAGCAATTTATGCAAATTTAGGCCACAACTAACAATGAACTGCGAGGTTCAGCCTAATCCTCGAGTATACTAGCAACAACAGCAGCCAGTGCATAATGTTTTAGGGGATTCCATTGAGACGGCAAAGGCCatcattactttgagaagtgggaagGAAGTCCCTCGACCCGAGATATCTACTGAGAGGCAAACAATTGCCCCGACACCGGAGGTTGTAGTTTAGGCAAATGaggccaaagaaaaatcagaggaagtaagtccagaattgaagaagtcagtcgACATGGAGGccgagactagtaaggagtaccaacttgtggtaccctatcctcagaggTTGACTGGTCAGAAGAACAAATACCATACTGAGattcaaaagattttcaagaaggtGAAGATTAATATTCCGCTTCTAGATGCCATTCAGTAGGTTCCTTcgtatgcaaaatttttgaaggacttgtgcacagtgaagaggaaattgaatgtCAAGAAGAAGGCTTTCTTGACAGAGCAggttagtgcattgatattgagtgaaaCTCCTCAGAAACTCAGAGATCATGGTTCTCCTACCATCTCCATTATGATCAGTGAATCTCGCATTGGGGGAGTTCTACTTGATTTGTGGAGTAGTGTCAACTTGCTACCATTCTCGATATATGAGTAGCTAgggttaggtgagctgaagaagacCTCTATTTTGTTACAGTTGGCTGACAATTTAGTGAAGGTACCACGGGGTGTTATTAAGGATATATTGGTTCAAGTCGACAAATTCTACTACCCagtggactttgtggttttggatatgcagcagcttATCTCTACCATTTCCCAGGAACCTATCATACTTGGACGCCCATTATTCGCTACCCCTAATGCGTTGATCAATTGTCAAAGTGGAGTGCTGAAGCTTACATTCGAAAAtgtgacattggagatgaacttGTACAATGTTTGCAAGATGCCTAGTGGTTGTGATGACTCTAAGATACGTGcagttgatgtgatagatgattttgatatttaaaaGTTGTTATCAATGTTTGATTCTGAAAGTGCATTCGAGAATGACTCTCCCGAGCAGCCTGACGTTTTTGATGAGATAGTTCCTTTGTCTAGAGAGTTAACAGAATCTGAGAGGCAGTGCACAGAGATAGATGATTCCCCTCAACTGTTAGATGCAAGATATATGAGTAGTTGGTGTAAGTCaacttttgaagcttttgacttatcagaagtcatgaagtcatcagaagaagaagtccctacatttgagttgaagccactacctgaggacttgaaatatgtttttatgGGCCCAAGTGAGGGCACATTCATTGTGGTAATTTCTTCTTATCTTACTTTGAAGCAGGAAATTGAGTCATTGCAGGTATTGAGGCAGCATCAAGGAGTGATAGGTTGGACTattgcagacatcaagggtattgatCCTGCAACCTGTACTCACAACATCTTTCTAGAAGGAGTTACAAGGCCAGTTCGTGATGCGCAGTGGagattgaatccaaccatgaaagaagtggtaaagaAAAAGGTGTTGAAACTATTAGCTGCTGACATCGTCTATCCTATCTCCGACAGTCagtgggtaagcccaacacaagTAGTACCAAAAAAGTCTGGTTTAACTATCATTGAGAATGCtagtggagagttgatcccatctaggaaagtaacgggttggagaatgtgcattgattatcataaacTAAATTCAGTTTGTTGAAAAGATCACTTCCCGTTacccttcctagatcagatactcaaaaaagtagctggtaatgcTTTCTATTGTTTTCTAGATGGTTTTTCTAGGTATTATCAAATTGTCGTAGCACCAAAGTATCAAAAGAAGACAACCTTCACTTGCCCCTTTGATAGTTACGCTTTTCACAAGATGTCATTCGGATTATGCAATGCACCTGCTACTTTCCAGCGCCACATGATGAGTATTTTTTCTGATATATTAGATgagatgtgtgaaatttttatggatgaattttctgtgtttggtaagtcgTTTGACACCTGTTTGAAAATTTTTACTGCTATCCTAaaaagatgtgaagaaaagaacTTGTTGTTGAATTGAGAAAAGTGTcagtttatggtaagtagtggtttggtacttgGCCATTTAGTTTCTAAGCGTGATATAGAGGTCGACGAAcccaaggtagagttgatttccaAATTACTTGTCCCTAAGACAGTGAGGGATATTCGTTCTTTCCCTGGCATAGCATAGCTGCTGTGCTGAAGCTCCTCATGGCCTTCCATCTCCATtccaactctcttctctctccctctctcattctctctcttgtCCTTATATTTATTTGCTTGTATTatgttattttaaatttcttattgTCATCTAGTTGTAGTATTTTggtttaatgtcattttaaattactttgttggAACTTCTTGTTTATTAATTTACTTCAATTTCATCTTGAGTTAACTTATTGTTaaatttagtttaaaaattcagctgtgtttatttttattgtcaaatccagaattttttttttttttatcttggttTCATTGTTAAGTTGAGTTATTTTATTGTTTCACTC
It encodes the following:
- the LOC131149490 gene encoding uncharacterized protein LOC131149490, which translates into the protein MCNGEFFSKEPDEALAFFDYLAKSAQQWNTRSDRAPMVVQPLRAIGGGGRYEVKEETDIQARIVALSRRVEVMELEKVKAAKSVEVPRGVIKDILVQVDKFYYPVDFVVLDMQQLISTISQEPIILGRPLFATPNALINCQSGVLKLTFENVTLEMNLYNVCKMPSGCDDSKIRAVDVIDDFDI